From Rhodopirellula islandica, the proteins below share one genomic window:
- the rplO gene encoding 50S ribosomal protein L15, which translates to MQLNDVHRGITKHRSRKRIGRGPGSGTGKTSGRGHKGHKSRSGYSRKPNFQGGAMPMFRRVPKRGFNNRWALTIFAVNVGKLNEAFNDGETVTLEALAAKNLAKGNFDELKVLGDGEITKKLTIQAHRFSKSAEEKISAAGGTVDKLAPKRTPDERVAALKSEK; encoded by the coding sequence ATGCAACTCAACGACGTTCATCGCGGTATTACCAAACACCGCTCTCGAAAACGCATCGGTCGTGGTCCTGGTAGCGGCACCGGCAAAACGTCGGGTCGTGGGCACAAGGGACACAAGAGCCGCAGCGGTTACAGTCGCAAGCCCAACTTCCAGGGTGGAGCGATGCCAATGTTCCGCCGCGTTCCCAAGCGTGGTTTCAACAACCGCTGGGCATTGACGATCTTCGCGGTCAACGTTGGCAAGCTGAACGAAGCTTTCAATGATGGCGAAACCGTCACACTGGAAGCCCTCGCGGCAAAGAACCTCGCCAAAGGCAACTTTGACGAACTGAAGGTTCTCGGCGATGGCGAGATCACCAAGAAGCTCACGATCCAAGCTCACCGATTCAGCAAGTCGGCCGAAGAAAAGATCTCGGCTGCCGGCGGAACAGTGGACAAACTGGCTCCGAAACGCACGCCAGACGAACGTGTTGCTGCTTTGAAGAGCGAAAAGTAA
- the rpsE gene encoding 30S ribosomal protein S5, with protein sequence MSNARNKRNNKNEEQGLDAGLLDRVVKIKRCAAVVKGGRRFSFAAMVVVGNGSGQVGWGYGKANEVPPSVQKAQKQASRSMIHVPLVEGSIPHQIWGRYGAARVLLIPAGAGTGIIAGQAVRAVCEACGIHDILTKSYGTNNPVTLVKATLDAMSKLRTREQIAALRGLNPDDLIEA encoded by the coding sequence ATGAGCAACGCACGAAACAAACGCAACAACAAGAACGAAGAGCAAGGTCTGGACGCAGGTCTGCTGGACCGAGTGGTCAAGATCAAACGTTGTGCGGCTGTCGTCAAAGGCGGTCGTCGTTTCAGCTTTGCTGCGATGGTGGTTGTCGGCAACGGCAGCGGTCAAGTTGGCTGGGGCTACGGCAAGGCCAACGAAGTTCCGCCAAGCGTTCAAAAGGCGCAAAAGCAAGCTTCCCGCAGCATGATTCACGTTCCCTTGGTGGAAGGCAGCATTCCTCACCAAATCTGGGGTCGTTATGGTGCCGCTCGTGTGCTCTTGATTCCTGCTGGTGCTGGTACGGGTATCATCGCTGGTCAAGCGGTTCGTGCGGTTTGCGAAGCATGCGGGATCCACGACATTTTGACAAAGTCCTATGGAACCAACAATCCAGTGACCTTGGTCAAAGCCACCCTCGACGCGATGAGCAAGTTGCGAACTCGCGAACAAATTGCCGCCTTGCGTGGTCTGAACCCAGACGACCTGATCGAAGCCTAA
- the rplR gene encoding 50S ribosomal protein L18 produces the protein MDKNKKLQSKRLRRRRHVRNKLRGNADQPRLCIQRTLKHFACQVVDDQAGKTIFSASTRDKSVREQVKAGGNCDAAALIGKLVAEKAAEAGVKAVKLDRGHNKYHGRVKAFADAAREAGLQF, from the coding sequence ATGGACAAGAATAAAAAACTCCAAAGCAAACGCCTGCGTCGCCGGCGCCATGTTCGCAACAAGTTGCGAGGCAACGCCGACCAGCCACGTTTGTGCATTCAGCGCACGCTGAAGCACTTTGCTTGCCAGGTCGTGGATGACCAAGCGGGCAAGACCATTTTCAGTGCGAGCACACGTGACAAATCGGTCCGTGAACAGGTCAAAGCGGGTGGCAACTGTGACGCCGCAGCCTTGATTGGTAAGCTGGTCGCAGAGAAAGCTGCTGAGGCGGGTGTCAAAGCCGTCAAGTTGGATCGTGGTCACAACAAATACCACGGCCGAGTCAAAGCATTCGCAGATGCCGCTCGCGAAGCTGGCTTGCAGTTTTAA
- the rplF gene encoding 50S ribosomal protein L6: MSRIGNKPVAIPAGVTISIADRNIDVEGPKGKLSFKHRPEVTVAVDSETNQVIVSRDVDDRPSREFHGLTRAIVANMMVGVKEGYEKKLEIVGVGYLASISGDTLQLRVGYANELHRKIPSDLTVSCPDQTHVVIQGCDKQSVGQFAAEIRSLRKPEPYKGKGIRYQGEQVKIKPGKSATK; encoded by the coding sequence ATGAGCCGCATTGGTAACAAGCCAGTCGCGATCCCCGCCGGTGTGACGATCAGCATTGCTGACCGCAACATTGATGTGGAAGGTCCCAAGGGCAAACTGTCGTTCAAACATCGTCCAGAAGTGACGGTTGCGGTCGATAGCGAAACGAACCAAGTCATTGTGTCGCGTGATGTTGACGATCGTCCATCGCGAGAATTTCATGGCCTGACCCGTGCGATCGTCGCGAACATGATGGTCGGCGTGAAAGAGGGTTACGAAAAGAAGCTCGAAATCGTCGGTGTCGGTTACCTGGCATCGATCAGCGGTGACACGTTGCAACTCCGCGTTGGTTATGCCAACGAATTGCATCGCAAGATCCCTTCCGACCTGACGGTCAGCTGCCCCGACCAGACTCACGTTGTGATTCAAGGTTGTGACAAACAAAGCGTCGGCCAATTTGCCGCCGAAATTCGATCACTTCGGAAGCCTGAGCCTTACAAGGGCAAAGGGATTCGCTATCAGGGCGAACAAGTCAAGATCAAACCAGGTAAGTCGGCCACCAAGTAG
- the rpsH gene encoding 30S ribosomal protein S8: MMTDPIADMLTRIRNAVRVERPFVDIPASRVKRGVADVLKREGFIWDWKEEKLEEEPVGFLRLELKYGPNGERVIQSIRRISKPGRRLYSRSKELKPVLGGLGIRIISTSKGVISDREARREKIGGEVLCEVS; encoded by the coding sequence ATGATGACCGACCCCATTGCCGACATGCTCACCCGAATCCGCAACGCAGTACGCGTTGAGCGACCGTTCGTGGACATCCCCGCCAGCCGCGTGAAGCGTGGTGTGGCCGATGTTCTCAAACGGGAGGGATTCATCTGGGACTGGAAAGAAGAAAAACTGGAAGAAGAGCCAGTTGGCTTTCTTCGCTTGGAACTGAAATACGGTCCCAACGGAGAACGCGTGATCCAGTCCATCCGCCGAATCAGTAAGCCCGGCCGTCGCCTGTACAGCCGCAGCAAAGAACTCAAACCCGTGCTGGGTGGTTTGGGAATCCGAATCATCAGCACCAGCAAAGGTGTGATCAGCGATCGCGAAGCACGCCGCGAAAAGATCGGCGGCGAAGTGCTCTGCGAAGTGTCTTGA
- a CDS encoding type Z 30S ribosomal protein S14 translates to MASKSKVAKALRTPKFSSRKENRCKFCGRPRSVYRKFGLCRICFRENANAGLIPGVRKSSW, encoded by the coding sequence GTGGCAAGCAAATCCAAGGTCGCCAAGGCGCTTCGCACGCCTAAATTTTCATCTCGAAAAGAGAACCGATGCAAGTTTTGCGGTCGTCCACGTTCGGTGTACCGCAAATTCGGTTTGTGCCGAATTTGTTTCCGTGAGAATGCCAATGCGGGATTGATCCCTGGCGTTCGCAAGAGCAGCTGGTGA
- the rplE gene encoding 50S ribosomal protein L5, with translation MSSYIPRMQQRYDESVRAAMTETYGYKNVHQVPRLLKISMNMGVGAAVGDKKVLDLAIDSMTQISGQKPVTTIARKSIAGFRLREGMPIGCMVTIRRQRMYEFLDRMVSIVLPRVRDFRGISRKAFDGNGNYTLGLNEQLVFPELNPDKFIRPQGMNVSFVTSANTDDEARELLRLFGMPFKQPKEKEQAGAA, from the coding sequence ATGTCCAGCTACATTCCACGAATGCAACAGCGATACGACGAATCCGTTCGTGCCGCTATGACAGAAACGTACGGCTACAAGAACGTGCACCAAGTGCCACGTCTGCTGAAGATCAGTATGAACATGGGTGTTGGTGCCGCAGTCGGCGACAAGAAAGTCCTTGACTTGGCCATCGATTCGATGACTCAGATCTCCGGCCAAAAGCCTGTCACGACCATCGCTCGAAAATCCATCGCAGGTTTCCGCCTGCGTGAGGGAATGCCAATCGGCTGCATGGTGACGATCCGTCGCCAACGCATGTACGAATTCCTGGACCGCATGGTTTCCATTGTCCTTCCTCGTGTCCGTGACTTTCGCGGGATCAGCCGCAAGGCGTTCGATGGAAACGGCAACTACACCCTGGGACTCAACGAACAACTCGTTTTCCCAGAGCTGAACCCAGACAAATTCATTCGTCCACAAGGGATGAATGTCAGCTTTGTTACCTCGGCAAACACCGATGACGAAGCTCGAGAACTGTTGCGTTTGTTCGGCATGCCGTTCAAACAACCCAAAGAAAAAGAACAGGCCGGCGCGGCCTGA
- the rplX gene encoding 50S ribosomal protein L24, translating to MKFRVDDEVIVIAGADKGHRGKILKVDRDKEKVVVEGAARVWKHVRQSQKNPQGGRLNKEMPMSASNVMLVDPSTGKPTRIGVRFLDDGSKERFAKASGDSLGQIAPAKASKASS from the coding sequence ATGAAATTTCGCGTTGACGATGAAGTCATTGTGATTGCCGGAGCTGACAAAGGTCATCGCGGCAAAATCTTGAAAGTCGATCGCGACAAAGAAAAGGTCGTTGTCGAAGGTGCTGCCCGCGTGTGGAAACACGTTCGGCAAAGCCAAAAGAACCCACAGGGCGGCCGCTTGAACAAAGAGATGCCCATGAGTGCGAGCAACGTCATGTTGGTCGACCCATCGACCGGCAAACCAACCCGCATCGGAGTCCGTTTCCTGGACGACGGCAGCAAAGAGCGTTTCGCGAAAGCCAGCGGCGATAGCCTCGGGCAAATCGCGCCAGCCAAAGCTTCCAAAGCATCCAGCTGA
- the rplN gene encoding 50S ribosomal protein L14 — protein MIQQESRLDVADNTGAREVMCIKVLGGSRRRFATVGDVIVCSVKSVIPGSEVKKKAVVRAVIVRVKQPTRRPDGSYIRFDSNAVVLVDKDRNPRGTRIFGAVARELRESNFMKIVSLANEVV, from the coding sequence ATGATCCAACAAGAATCCCGCCTCGATGTCGCCGACAACACTGGTGCTCGAGAAGTCATGTGCATCAAGGTGCTCGGCGGCAGTCGGCGTCGTTTCGCCACTGTTGGCGATGTGATCGTTTGCAGCGTCAAGAGTGTGATTCCGGGCAGCGAAGTGAAGAAGAAGGCCGTTGTGCGTGCCGTGATCGTTCGCGTGAAGCAGCCCACCCGTCGTCCTGACGGAAGCTACATTCGTTTCGACTCCAACGCAGTTGTGTTGGTCGACAAAGACCGCAACCCTCGAGGCACTCGCATCTTTGGTGCCGTCGCTCGTGAGTTGCGAGAAAGCAACTTCATGAAAATCGTCAGCCTCGCCAACGAGGTGGTCTGA
- the rpsQ gene encoding 30S ribosomal protein S17, with protein sequence MPKRVVAGIVTSDKMSKTRRVEIARLVKHPKYKKYIRRRTVCHVHDENNDSGVGDKVEIIESEPLSKLKRWRLVRVLEKSTAVDVVALRAARKNAEAEGLAAAHAGEPEAESTATDA encoded by the coding sequence ATGCCCAAACGCGTCGTAGCCGGAATTGTGACCAGCGACAAAATGAGCAAGACGCGTCGCGTCGAGATCGCTCGTTTGGTCAAGCATCCAAAATACAAGAAGTACATTCGCCGCCGCACGGTGTGTCACGTTCACGACGAGAACAATGATTCGGGTGTTGGCGACAAGGTCGAGATCATTGAATCGGAACCATTGAGCAAACTCAAACGCTGGCGTTTGGTTCGCGTGCTCGAAAAGAGCACCGCCGTGGACGTTGTCGCTTTGCGTGCTGCTCGTAAGAATGCCGAAGCCGAAGGCTTGGCCGCAGCTCACGCTGGTGAACCCGAAGCAGAATCGACCGCCACGGACGCTTAA
- the rpmC gene encoding 50S ribosomal protein L29 → MTKLTELREMSDEQLDATATEAAETLFRLRFQSQSERLNTPSEIKKNRKTIARVKTIQTERQLAQPQA, encoded by the coding sequence ATGACCAAACTGACCGAACTTCGCGAAATGAGCGACGAACAGCTCGACGCGACTGCGACTGAAGCCGCCGAAACATTGTTTCGCCTGCGGTTCCAATCACAGTCCGAGCGTTTGAACACGCCCAGCGAAATCAAGAAGAACCGAAAAACGATCGCTCGTGTCAAGACGATCCAAACAGAACGTCAACTTGCTCAACCGCAAGCTTAA
- the rplP gene encoding 50S ribosomal protein L16 translates to MALMPKRVKHRKSQRGRIKGNATRGNTVVFGDYGIQSLDAGWIKATTIEAGRIAAQQYVRGQGKLYIRIFPDKSVTSTPLETRMGKGKGEPDFWAAVVKPGTILYELSGVTEQQAKVCFARLASKMPVKVRFVERRSA, encoded by the coding sequence ATGGCGCTGATGCCCAAACGGGTCAAGCATCGAAAAAGCCAAAGAGGTCGTATAAAAGGTAACGCGACTCGCGGCAATACGGTCGTCTTTGGTGACTATGGTATCCAATCATTGGATGCCGGCTGGATCAAAGCTACGACAATCGAGGCCGGACGAATCGCTGCCCAGCAATACGTTCGCGGCCAAGGCAAGCTCTATATCCGAATCTTTCCCGACAAGTCTGTGACCAGCACTCCGCTGGAAACACGGATGGGGAAAGGTAAAGGGGAGCCTGACTTTTGGGCCGCGGTCGTCAAGCCGGGAACCATTTTATACGAACTCAGTGGCGTGACCGAACAACAAGCCAAGGTGTGCTTTGCGCGTCTGGCGAGTAAGATGCCGGTCAAAGTCCGATTTGTCGAACGTCGCTCTGCTTGA
- the rpsC gene encoding 30S ribosomal protein S3 produces MGQKVNPIAFRTGVTRGWGSRWYASKQDFADLLVEDRKIREFITKHPKKSQYKSAGIDRIEIERTRDEVRVMLFVARPGLIIGKKGQEIEILQAELQNLVGRRINLKVEEVGRPELQGQLVAEDIAQQLAKRSSFRRTMKRMLEQTMDAGAKGIKIQMAGRLGGAEMARREKQSAGSIPLSTLQAKIDYGFTEAMTPQGHIGIQVWINQGTYGDDNDGADAQTGQASKKPKRSYKR; encoded by the coding sequence ATGGGTCAAAAAGTCAATCCGATTGCGTTTCGTACCGGCGTCACCCGTGGTTGGGGAAGTCGTTGGTATGCCTCGAAGCAGGATTTTGCGGACCTGCTGGTGGAAGATCGCAAGATTCGCGAGTTCATCACCAAGCACCCGAAGAAATCACAATACAAAAGTGCGGGCATCGATCGCATCGAGATCGAACGCACCCGCGATGAAGTACGGGTGATGCTGTTTGTCGCTCGCCCAGGTTTGATCATCGGCAAGAAGGGCCAGGAAATTGAGATCCTGCAAGCCGAACTGCAGAACCTGGTCGGACGTCGCATCAACCTGAAAGTGGAAGAAGTGGGCCGACCTGAACTGCAAGGTCAGTTGGTCGCCGAGGACATCGCTCAGCAACTGGCAAAGCGATCCAGCTTCCGACGCACAATGAAACGAATGCTCGAACAGACGATGGACGCCGGTGCCAAAGGCATCAAAATCCAAATGGCAGGTCGACTGGGCGGTGCCGAAATGGCCCGTCGCGAAAAGCAAAGTGCTGGCTCAATTCCATTGAGCACGCTACAAGCCAAGATTGATTACGGATTCACCGAAGCGATGACGCCACAGGGGCACATCGGGATTCAAGTGTGGATTAACCAAGGTACTTACGGAGACGACAACGATGGCGCTGATGCCCAAACGGGTCAAGCATCGAAAAAGCCAAAGAGGTCGTATAAAAGGTAA
- the rplV gene encoding 50S ribosomal protein L22 — MSQFNAYHKNARISAQKVRLVADLVRGMFADEALDTLKYQPQRGARMLEKVIKSAVGNAQDPDQNSGRSHRIEELVITDVRVDGGPMFKRIQPRARGMAFMIKKRSSHIRVGLTHIESVE, encoded by the coding sequence ATGTCTCAATTCAACGCATATCATAAGAACGCCCGCATCAGCGCACAAAAGGTGCGCCTGGTTGCCGACTTGGTTCGAGGCATGTTTGCCGACGAAGCCTTGGACACCCTGAAGTATCAGCCCCAACGTGGAGCTCGAATGCTTGAGAAGGTGATCAAGAGTGCTGTCGGGAACGCTCAAGACCCAGATCAAAACAGCGGCCGAAGTCATCGCATCGAGGAGTTGGTCATCACCGACGTCCGCGTTGATGGCGGACCGATGTTCAAACGTATTCAACCGCGTGCTCGCGGGATGGCGTTCATGATCAAGAAACGCTCCAGCCACATTCGTGTGGGCCTGACACACATCGAAAGCGTCGAGTGA
- the rpsS gene encoding 30S ribosomal protein S19 produces MSRSSKKGPFVDPKVFFKVQKAAETGSKEPIKTWARSCTIVPEFVNVTFMVHNGRQHIKVLVTEDMVGHKLGEFAPTRTFKGHGGKGKR; encoded by the coding sequence ATGAGTCGAAGCAGTAAGAAGGGTCCTTTTGTTGACCCGAAAGTCTTTTTCAAAGTTCAGAAAGCAGCCGAAACTGGCTCCAAAGAACCGATCAAGACATGGGCGCGATCTTGCACGATCGTTCCAGAATTCGTGAACGTCACGTTCATGGTTCACAACGGACGCCAGCACATCAAAGTGTTGGTGACCGAAGACATGGTGGGTCACAAACTCGGCGAGTTTGCTCCCACACGGACCTTCAAAGGTCACGGCGGCAAGGGTAAACGCTAA
- the rplB gene encoding 50S ribosomal protein L2, which produces MGIRIYKPTSAGRRNASVSDFKELTPGYKPERSLLRPKSKTGGRNNQGKITSRHRGGGHKQKYRVIDFRRVKDGMVATVDSVQYDPNRTARIALLKYPDGAKLYVIAPTGVAAGDKLQNGPDAPPVVGNCLPLKNIPLGTSVCCIEMRAGRGAVMCRSAGTQATLQAREADWAQLLLPSGEVRRVPSACRATIGQVGNSDHMNVVLGKAGRSRWLGRRPHVRGTAMNPVDHPHGGGEGRTKGGRHPVSPSGKSAKGGRTRQKRKPSNSSIVRRRKSRRYGQLKLHK; this is translated from the coding sequence ATGGGCATCCGAATCTACAAGCCGACCAGCGCCGGCCGACGCAACGCGTCGGTCAGCGACTTCAAGGAACTGACGCCTGGCTACAAGCCAGAACGTTCCTTGCTGCGTCCAAAAAGCAAAACCGGCGGACGGAACAACCAAGGCAAGATCACCTCACGTCACCGTGGTGGTGGACACAAGCAAAAGTACCGTGTCATCGACTTCCGTCGCGTCAAAGACGGCATGGTTGCAACGGTTGACTCGGTTCAATATGACCCCAACCGCACAGCTCGGATCGCATTGCTGAAGTACCCTGACGGTGCCAAGCTTTACGTGATCGCACCAACGGGCGTTGCCGCTGGCGACAAACTGCAAAACGGCCCCGACGCTCCTCCCGTGGTCGGCAACTGTCTGCCACTGAAGAACATCCCGTTGGGCACCTCGGTCTGCTGCATTGAAATGCGAGCCGGACGCGGAGCAGTGATGTGCCGCTCAGCGGGAACACAAGCCACCCTTCAAGCCCGCGAAGCCGATTGGGCTCAGCTGCTGTTGCCCTCTGGCGAAGTCCGCCGAGTGCCCAGTGCATGCCGTGCAACGATTGGCCAAGTTGGCAACAGCGACCACATGAACGTCGTCCTCGGTAAAGCGGGCCGCTCACGCTGGCTCGGTCGCCGACCTCACGTTCGTGGTACTGCCATGAACCCAGTCGATCACCCGCACGGTGGTGGTGAAGGCCGAACCAAGGGTGGACGTCACCCGGTCAGCCCATCAGGCAAGAGTGCCAAGGGCGGACGCACGCGTCAGAAACGCAAACCAAGCAATTCGTCGATCGTTCGCCGACGCAAGAGTCGTCGCTACGGTCAATTGAAACTCCACAAGTAG
- the rplW gene encoding 50S ribosomal protein L23 — protein MSAIQPPKPVERKIELEPHQVLLKPLVTEKGVHRATRNNQYAFQIHRDATKLDVKKAVEHLFDVKVVKVRTQTRKGKARRFRHKIGRTSDWKKAIVSLHEDHRIDFF, from the coding sequence ATGTCTGCGATCCAACCACCCAAACCCGTTGAACGCAAGATCGAACTGGAACCCCACCAGGTCTTGCTCAAACCGCTCGTGACCGAAAAAGGTGTGCACCGCGCGACCCGGAACAACCAATACGCGTTCCAGATCCACCGCGACGCAACCAAGCTCGACGTCAAAAAGGCTGTTGAACATCTGTTCGACGTCAAAGTCGTCAAGGTCCGCACCCAAACCCGCAAAGGGAAAGCCCGCCGGTTCCGCCACAAAATCGGCCGCACCAGCGACTGGAAAAAGGCGATCGTGTCACTCCACGAAGATCACCGAATCGACTTCTTCTAG
- the rplD gene encoding 50S ribosomal protein L4, whose amino-acid sequence MANLPILDASGKEVGQYEIDTEQIANRVSKQLLHDVVVMYQANKRQGSHNTRTRGQVSGTNKKMYRQKGTGNARAGSKRTNVRRGGGVARTVKPRDYSYRLPKKAIKIATRMAIRSRIDDGEIVIINEIKLDAPKTSQIAQILKNLGLDKTTTLIATANDDQVIFKSGRNISGVTVEPVRQLNALTLLTPKRVLFTQEALDRVKDGTFAGSTQNTNEAEAAA is encoded by the coding sequence ATGGCAAACCTACCTATCCTCGACGCATCCGGCAAAGAAGTCGGGCAGTACGAGATCGACACCGAACAAATCGCCAACCGAGTCAGCAAGCAGTTGCTGCACGACGTGGTGGTCATGTACCAAGCCAACAAACGCCAAGGCTCGCACAACACGCGAACCCGTGGCCAAGTCAGCGGCACCAACAAAAAGATGTACCGCCAAAAAGGAACGGGCAACGCTCGGGCCGGCTCCAAGCGAACCAATGTTCGCCGTGGTGGTGGCGTCGCACGCACCGTCAAACCTCGCGATTACAGCTACCGCCTGCCCAAGAAGGCGATCAAGATCGCCACTCGCATGGCCATCCGCTCTCGCATTGACGATGGCGAAATCGTGATCATCAACGAAATCAAGCTGGACGCACCCAAAACCAGCCAAATCGCTCAGATCCTCAAGAACCTGGGCCTGGACAAGACCACCACGTTGATCGCCACTGCCAACGATGACCAAGTCATCTTCAAGAGTGGCCGCAACATCAGTGGCGTGACGGTTGAACCCGTTCGCCAACTGAACGCACTGACTCTGCTGACTCCGAAACGAGTGCTCTTCACACAAGAAGCTCTTGATCGAGTCAAAGACGGCACATTCGCCGGTTCCACCCAGAACACCAACGAAGCGGAGGCAGCGGCCTAA
- the rplC gene encoding 50S ribosomal protein L3 has product MSPSILGRKIGMTQIFLEDGTAVPVTVVQAGPCHVLQVRSKDRDGYEAVQLGFEDKPRRLAKRSERGQVATIESKRSKKRSAAGIEAPTKPDCEPQRFIREFRGSADATVGDTLTVEQFNEVKKVDVTGTSKGRGFAGVMKRHNFAGQRATHGVKKCHRHAGGTGMSASPSRTFKGKRMAGQYGNANVTTRNLEVVRVDAENNLLMIRGAVPGPNGGFVSIRQTNKVG; this is encoded by the coding sequence ATGTCACCATCTATCCTTGGCCGTAAAATCGGGATGACTCAGATCTTCCTGGAAGACGGAACCGCTGTTCCCGTCACGGTCGTGCAAGCTGGCCCTTGCCACGTGCTGCAAGTCCGCAGCAAAGATCGCGACGGCTACGAAGCTGTTCAACTGGGTTTCGAAGACAAACCTCGCCGCTTGGCCAAACGCAGTGAGCGTGGCCAAGTCGCTACCATCGAAAGCAAACGCTCCAAGAAGCGCTCCGCCGCTGGCATCGAAGCTCCCACCAAGCCAGACTGCGAACCACAGCGATTCATCCGCGAGTTCCGTGGATCAGCCGACGCCACTGTCGGCGACACCCTGACCGTTGAGCAATTCAACGAAGTCAAAAAGGTGGATGTCACCGGCACCAGCAAAGGACGTGGCTTCGCCGGCGTCATGAAACGCCACAACTTCGCTGGCCAACGTGCCACGCACGGTGTGAAGAAGTGCCACCGCCACGCTGGTGGTACAGGCATGAGTGCGTCACCGAGCCGAACATTCAAAGGCAAACGAATGGCTGGCCAGTACGGCAACGCCAACGTCACCACACGCAACCTCGAAGTCGTCCGCGTCGACGCAGAAAACAATCTGCTCATGATTCGCGGTGCGGTTCCTGGCCCCAACGGCGGCTTTGTCTCGATTCGTCAAACCAACAAAGTCGGCTGA
- the rpsJ gene encoding 30S ribosomal protein S10: MSTGPSEVIRIRMEAYDHAVLDQSARDIVDTVKATASIVHGPIPLPTRIEKYTVLSSPFVNKKARQQYEIRTHKRLVDIVQASAKTIEALNKLSLPAGVDIKIKASAR; the protein is encoded by the coding sequence GTGTCAACCGGCCCCAGCGAAGTCATCCGCATTCGAATGGAAGCGTACGACCATGCCGTGCTGGACCAGAGTGCCCGCGACATTGTCGATACCGTCAAAGCGACCGCCAGCATCGTGCATGGCCCCATCCCTTTGCCAACTCGAATCGAAAAATACACAGTCCTGTCGAGCCCCTTTGTCAACAAGAAGGCTCGCCAACAATATGAAATCCGAACGCACAAGCGTTTGGTGGACATCGTTCAGGCATCCGCCAAGACGATCGAAGCACTCAACAAGCTCAGCCTGCCGGCTGGTGTCGATATCAAAATCAAGGCGTCCGCCCGCTGA
- a CDS encoding DUF2752 domain-containing protein, whose product MVAGFLVGGGLLGVSRCLSPSSAGLGTHQQLGLPPCSMRLLFGVRCPACGMTTSWSWLTRGELVASAQANVSGMLLGLFVFLLLLVAVRVAWSGRRPSVEANWWMGFGVVLIGVLSAVEWLVRLQLD is encoded by the coding sequence ATGGTTGCTGGCTTTTTGGTCGGCGGCGGCTTGTTGGGTGTCTCGCGTTGTTTGTCGCCTTCCTCGGCAGGTTTGGGGACTCATCAGCAATTGGGGTTGCCGCCCTGTTCCATGCGTTTGCTGTTTGGGGTGCGGTGTCCTGCGTGTGGAATGACGACGTCGTGGAGTTGGTTGACAAGGGGTGAGTTGGTTGCGTCTGCGCAGGCGAATGTTTCGGGGATGCTGCTTGGTTTGTTTGTGTTTTTGTTGTTGCTGGTGGCGGTTCGTGTGGCCTGGAGCGGGCGTCGTCCGTCCGTTGAGGCGAACTGGTGGATGGGGTTTGGTGTCGTGTTGATTGGTGTTCTCAGTGCGGTTGAATGGCTTGTTCGATTGCAGTTGGATTGA